The sequence TAGACATCATTTCAAACATTTACACGTCCTATTCTAACAACATCTGcgatcatttttattttgatataacgAGCAATAATTGTTCCTACCCGTTTCTTGtataacataaaattttaacatTCATATaacattattttcataatttaaatattaaaaatactttaaaataatatttattgttaaaaGAATATTGTCTCTCGTGCATCGCATAGGAGCAAAACTCGTATGATAAGAAAACGCAattcaattgataaaataattactatCTTACTTCAATTGATTATCGAGTAATATGGTTCCTATCTTACTTCAATTAACACTTGattagatttttaaaaaattaaaaaatttagaaattaattatttttaaatatagtatatttaattatttgaatatCACCGTACTTTCTAAATCGAGATATCTACTCAAAAGAGCAACCTAGTTACTTACCCTCCTTAGCCTAACACTCATAGAAAAAAatagggttattagcctgtaaatacacgaactttttatattttctgaaatttaacatgacttttatttttagcccacaaatacacgaacttagcattttttctgatttttgacatcgacaataaaaaattctaatttactattaacgtgaaggccggtataccatgtcattcactctctaatcaaaataatgaatcaaattactctattcaagtgcatatttcatagtccacgtcatgtattccggcctccacctcaacaataaatagagttttttcatgtcgatgtcaaaaatcagaaaaaatgctaagttcgtgtatttatgggctaaaaataaaagtcatattcaatttcagaaaatataaaaagttcgtgtatttacaagCTAATAACCCAAAAAAATAACCCAATACTCGTTAaaccatttttaaaatattaacagTTTTCGAAAATCACGATTATACAAGTATatgcataaaataaattagcactgcaatttctttttctttttattaaataatatccattttaaaaatattaacagTTTTCGAAAATCACGATTATATAAGTATATGCATCAAATAAATTAGCACtgcaatttctttttctttttattaaataatattatatactctctccgtccttgtggacggcacgagtttttagaaatgtattgagtgtggtgttagtggaataagggtctcactttttgagagtattaattaattaaaggattGTGTGAGGTACACTTgctaaaaaggaaaatgaatACTTATTTCATTGACaaactaatataaaaagaaaatataggtACTTATTGCGTGGACGGAAAGAGTAATATGTATTAAacatggagtattatttagtgctcgtttggttcaagtagaggaatgaaaagggaatggaatcaaataaaggagtggaatggtaacaataagcATTACTTTTATTCAGTGTTTGgcttaacaatggaaatgaattattagtaagggattccctttcttttgtttcccctctattttgagggataACCAATTGAGTGATTGAGTTaacctcaagtaagggtaatggttaactcattactcaaaccaaacaacaagtaattgattcaattaattaaatccattttcaacctctaaaaacacccaaccaaacgtgggcttacTGTATTTTGTACCCCCAATAATCTAACCGTGAGAATAGCGAGCCTCTCTGATTCTCTATTTTCAGATTGTATTTGGGCTTGGGCGGTTGGGcccaatttaattttttttttttaatggaggACGACCCCAAATTGATTATTAAGAAGAAAGGCGGCCGTGGAGTGTGAATAGcaacatatatttaaaaattagcaAGTTGTTGCCTCTGCCTTGACTTTTACTACAATTTAAATGAATGGATACTGCATACTTTTGAAGAAACCAAAACGATAGTTTCTATCTCAGATCTATCAAATATGGCAGCGGAGGCGGCGATCTCATCTCTGGTCTCACTACTGGGCGATCAGCTCATCCAGAAGGTTAAATTCCTGCGAGGCGTCGAGGGAAAGGTGGAGTCGCTGAAAGCCGAGTTCAAGAGGATGCAATCCTTTCTGGAAGACGCCAACAAAAAGCAATTTCAAGACATGAGGGTGCGTAATTGGATCTCGGAGATCAGAGAGTTGGCTCAAGATGCCCAAGATACCATCGAGATCTTCCTTCTCAACGTTGAGAGTGCCAAGAATTGGGGGCTCTTCAAAAGATATACAACCTTCCCGAAGCGTATGTATCACCTCTACGGAATTGGAGATGAGATTGAGTCGATCCTAAAGAAGCttgatgaaattaaaaaaagtcGCGACATGTACGGGATCAAGGATCTCGGAGAGGCAGCCGAGTCGTCATCAAGATCGGAAGTTGAATTGCGGCGGCGGTTGTGTCCTTGGCAAAAGGACGAACATCTGGTGGCCGTTGAAGATGATGTGAAAAAGCTGCTGCAAGAATCAATTCTGTATGAGAAGAGAGGGCTTTCCATTGTGGTTTTAGAGGGCATGGGTGGGATCGGGAAATCGACACTTGCCCGGGAAATATACAACCACCCCGACGTCGTTGCTGGTCCATTTGATCATCGTTGTTGGGTTGTGGTGTCGAGTGAATTTACACCACAAGAGACCATCAAGCAGCTTATCTTGGAGCTGCCGGGCTCTGACAAACAAAAGGTGCGTGAATTGGAGGAGTCAACCAAGGACAAGATATATCTCCTACAAAAGCTTAAAGAAATGCTTCATAAGCAATTGGAGGGCAAATCATATTTCATAGTTCTGGATGATGTTTGGGAGAAGGAACATTTGGAATCTCTCATCACTGCTTTCCCAGATCAACAAGGTAAACTATACCATTTATcctattttaatttgttttaaatcttattttattggataTTTCTTCTCCACTTTCAATTTGTATGCTTTAATTTTGTGATAATTAATTATGGTTTATTCAATTCAATTTGTTTTAAACAATTTATTCAATCCAATTAAGGTaatgtaattattttaatatttaattttatttttgctaGCTAACAAGCGCCAATGGGTATCGTTTTATAATTATCCTTAGGGTGAAATATTTTGGAGAAAAAGCCCAAATGATGGTCCAaataattatcgtattttaTGTGCTTGATTTCATTTATTATTGATAAAAGTGTCATTTTTGTTGTTAATAAAACTATCATTTGTTGTGAGTGGGGGCAGGCCGGACTCGATCTGGTCGGGCTATCTGGGCTGGGTAGAACCAATCCTCACGGTGTGGATGGGTGTACATAAGACAAGCTCGCAACTTCATAGATTATTGCCTAAATCTACTTTCACAATGATATGAAAATGATTGAATATAATGTTCACTCTAGTTGCCATTTGGACACTCTTTTGAGGCAACACCCTATTTTAGCAAAAAATATACTAGTATAATAGTTATAAAAACTATAGCcatatagataaaaatataaaaatagtagCATTTCGAAATATTATTGTTGAGTTTTTTTGAATTAATCAGTCGTTACTCTGATGGACAGATAATAAAGCAAGTAGATTGTTGGTTACCACCCGCAACAAGATTATCACAAAGTATGATCAATACGTCCACAATATGAGTCTCTTAGACTCCAAAAAAAGCTGGGAATTATTGTTGAAGAAGGCATTCGTTGGCAGCACAATTGGCAAATGTCCAGAAGAATTCGAGAGTGTGGGCAcacaaatcttgcaaaaatGCGATGGTCTACCATTAGCTATCAGCGTGGTAGGAGGCTTACTCAGGCAAACACAAACCAAGAATGGATGGGAACAAGTTCTTACCCAATTAAACTCTTATTTGGGAAGGCCCGAAAGCGGCGTATCAACAATTTTGGAGTTGAGTTATCAGCATTTATCTCCCCAGTTGAAATCATGCTTCTTGTGCCTAGCCTTTTTCAAAGAAGACTTTACTATCCGAACAAAAAGGCTAGTAAAGCTATGGGATGCACAAGGCTTGATCCAACAGGAAGAAAGT comes from Salvia miltiorrhiza cultivar Shanhuang (shh) chromosome 3, IMPLAD_Smil_shh, whole genome shotgun sequence and encodes:
- the LOC131018194 gene encoding probable disease resistance protein RF9, coding for MAAEAAISSLVSLLGDQLIQKVKFLRGVEGKVESLKAEFKRMQSFLEDANKKQFQDMRVRNWISEIRELAQDAQDTIEIFLLNVESAKNWGLFKRYTTFPKRMYHLYGIGDEIESILKKLDEIKKSRDMYGIKDLGEAAESSSRSEVELRRRLCPWQKDEHLVAVEDDVKKLLQESILYEKRGLSIVVLEGMGGIGKSTLAREIYNHPDVVAGPFDHRCWVVVSSEFTPQETIKQLILELPGSDKQKVRELEESTKDKIYLLQKLKEMLHKQLEGKSYFIVLDDVWEKEHLESLITAFPDQQDNKASRLLVTTRNKIITKYDQYVHNMSLLDSKKSWELLLKKAFVGSTIGKCPEEFESVGTQILQKCDGLPLAISVVGGLLRQTQTKNGWEQVLTQLNSYLGRPESGVSTILELSYQHLSPQLKSCFLCLAFFKEDFTIRTKRLVKLWDAQGLIQQEESRSIDEIGRGYLNELINRSMVQIQDLHANDQVKSCHIHDLVRDVCLRKAKEEIGLEIVKGDGGMSSESSNKPRHRVVYAKNLETSSSNQNKHVRSLFLLNLHDDYRYITIPSHYWKGYQLLKTVELDAAAFKRFPNSFRLLIGLKCLRIYANHVADIKLPRWFDHLRNLEVVDLKRCLVYFPRLVSLKMDKLRYFISAAIGRGPTNKDMWNKNIECLRGIRHKDWMKSTLTSSCHLRELGIRFDEEIIEREELIKVRASLEKMQNLVILHLIWPHYYATDIALAVPQLANLTKLKLDGEMSNMSKCPTASMFPPNLSHLTLTHSLLHDDPMAELGKLPKLLFLKIQYDAYWGETMLVLCDGFPSLEALVFRDLRRLKSVIIKEGGMPKLKHLRIRHCPILNTGNLPQHINIFTQ